In Panthera uncia isolate 11264 chromosome B3 unlocalized genomic scaffold, Puncia_PCG_1.0 HiC_scaffold_2, whole genome shotgun sequence, the following proteins share a genomic window:
- the PRC1 gene encoding protein regulator of cytokinesis 1 isoform X7: MRRSEVLAEESIVCLQKALNHLREIWELIGIPEDQRLQRTEVVKKHIKDLLDMMIAEEESLKERLIKSISVCQKELNTLCSELHVEPFQEEGETTILQLEKDLRTQVELMRKQKKERKQELKLLQEQDQELCEILCLPHYDVDSSSVPSLEELSQFRQHVATLRETKASRRDEFVNIKRQIILCMEELDHTPDTSFERDVVCEDEDAFCLSLENIATLQKLLRQLEMRKSQNEAVCEGLRAQIRELWDRLQIPAEEREAVATVMTGSKAKVRKALQLEVDRLEELKMQNMKKVIEAIRVELAQYWDQCFYSQEQRQAFAPYYAEDYTENLLQLHDAEIVRLRNYYEVHKELFEGVQKWEESWRLFLEFERKASDPSRFTNRGGNLLKEEKQRAKLQKILPKLEEELKARIETWEQEHSQAFVVNGQKFMEYVTEQWEMHRMEKERAKQERQLKNKKQTETEMLYGSAPRTPSKRRGLVPNTPGKVRKLNTTIMSNATANSSIRPVFGGTIYRSPVSRLPPSGSKPVVTSTCSGKKTPRAGRHGANKENLELNGSILSGQPSSC; the protein is encoded by the exons TGAGGTGCTGGCGGAGGAGTCAATAGTATGTCTCCAGAAAGCTCTGAATCACCTTCGGGAAATATGGGAattaattgggattccagaggaccAGCGGTTACAAAGAACGGAGGTTGTAAAGAAGCATATCAAG GACCTCCTGGATATGATGATTGCTGAAGAGGAGAGCCTGAAGGAAAGGCTCATCAAAAGCATATCCGTCTGTCAAAAAGAGCTGAATACCCTGTGCAGCGAGTTACATGTCGAGCCATTTCAG gaggaaggagagacgACCATCTTGCAACTAGAAAAGGATCTGCGCACTCAGGTAGAACTGATGcgaaaacagaaaaaggagagaaaacaggaacTGAAACTACTTCAGGAACAAGATCAAGAACTGTGTGAAATTCTTTGCCTGCCCCACTATGACGTGGACAGCTCGTCCGTTCCCAGCCTAGAGGAGCTGAGCCAGTTCAGACAGCACGTGGCCACTTTGAGGGAGACAAAG gcCTCTAGACGTGACGAGTTTGTCAACATAAAGAGACAGATCATACTGTGTATGGAAGAATTAGATCACACCCCAGACACAAGCTTTGAAAGAGATGTGGTGTGTGAAGATGAAGATGCCTTTTGTTTGTCTCTGGAGAATATCGCAACACTACAAAAGTTGCTACGGCAG CTGGAAATGCGAAAGTCACAAAATGAAGCAGTGTGTGAGGGTCTGCGGGCTCAAATCCGAGAGCTCTGGGACAGGTTACAAATAcctgcagaagagagagaagctgtggcCACGGTTATGACTGGGTCAAAGGCCAAGGTCAGGAAAGCG CTGCAATTGGAAGTGGATCGGTTGGAGGAACTGAAGATGCAGAACATGAAGAAAGTGATTGAGGCGATTCGAGTGGAGCTGGCTCAGTACTGGGACCAGTGTTTCTACAGCCAGGAGCAGAGACAGGCTTTTGCCCCTTACTATGCTG AGGACTACACAGAAAATCTGCTTCAGCTCCATGATGCCGAGATCGTGCGGTTAAGAAACTACTATGAGGTTCACAAAGAACTCTTCGAAGGTGTCCAGAAGTGGGAAGAAAGCTGGAGGCTTTTTTTGGAGTTTGAG agaaaagCTTCAGATCCAAGTCGATTTACAAACCGCGGAGGAAAtcttctaaaagaagaaaagcaacgAGCCAAACTTCAAAAAATACTCCCTAAG CTGGAAGAGGAGCTGAAGGCACGGATTGAAACGTGGGAACAGGAGCATTCGCAGGCATTTGTGGTGAATGGGCAGAAATTCATGGAGTATGTGACAGAACAATGGGAGATGCATCGAATGGAGAAGGAGCGAGCCAAGCAAGAGAGA CAACTAAAGAACAAGaagcagacagagacagagatgctcTATGGCAGTGCTCCCCGAACCCCCAGCAAGCGGCGAGGACTGGTACCCAACACACCGGGCAAAGTGCGCAAG CTGAACACTACCATCATGTCCAACGCTACGGCCAACAGCAGCATTCGGCCTGTCTTTGGGGGGACAATCTACCGCTCCCCTGTGTCTCGACTTCCACCTTCTGGCAGCAAG CCGGTCGTCACTTCCACTTGTTCGGGGAAAAAAACGCCCCGTGCTGGCAGGCATGGAGCCAACAAGGAGAACCTGGAGCTCAACGGCAGCATCCTGAGTG GACAGCCTTCCTCCTGctga